The genomic DNA GGGGGCCGCAAACCTGCTCAGTCACTTCCACCAGCTCCCTGAAAACAGCACAGAACATTagagaggagcagaggagggtgtgAGCTGGACACTGGACGTGTTTGTTTTTCCAGCTAAAAAATAGCAGGATGTGACCTCACTAGCTTGATTCAAAAACAAAAGTATATGGGGGTTTTAACTATAGAGATGCAGAGGCTAGAGCTGCACCATCCTTTCCCCCATACAGAATAATGTCAGTGGGGGCGACCAATGCTTTCTAGCCTTCAGTTTGAAGGAAAGATGGCTAGTGTGGCTACTGTATTGCTGCCTGCAGAGTCAGTCCCTGTCATGACCCCTACCCCAAGTCATCAGGACTGGGACGGGGGCAAGCCACATTGGCTGGGAAGTGAAGACCTCAGCCCTCCATAGGTTTCTTGTCTTCCAGAAAAACAGTAGCATCACTTCCGCCACTTCTTACGTTAAATTAACATCCCATTTCATCACAGTGCAGTCACTGCCCCCTGCTGTGAAGAGGTGGCACGCGTCATAGGAGGAGACCAGGTTAGAGATGCCCGCTGGATGGCAAATGAATGTTGAGGACTTGTGCGGATTCCCATCGACTGGCAGGATCTGCAGGCCAACCTGGGGAGAAAGACAGAGTCACCAACCCCAAGATTCACCTGGGCCCACCTCACAGTCCAGGTGCACTGGCTTCATTGCTGGCAGTTACCTGCAAAAGAattctctgctccctcccactcTCACAGATAAGGAGAGGGGAAGTTGCACAAGGTCTCTCTACTAAAGCACTTGTTTGGAGGCTTAGTGAGGGCAGAGGCTTTGTGTGCAGAGGGGTGGAAAAGAATCTTCCCCAGAGtttcttcatttattttacaAGTGTCCCGCTGTATCTGGACACTCCCCCATAGATACagcaaatccatggatactgggggccACTTGAAAAACATagaaagtaataaaaaaaaaatagctgcccCTACTGTTGCACAACAAAACCACTGCATTTtgagggctccaggcagtcttctgagtatgctgcagcctcttctgggtcacgTGGAGGCCCCTTTTCTTCCCCAAGGCTTGCCTCAGAATGCATCTTTACTTCCTATACATTTTTAAGTGGACCCCCAGTATCCACGGGagccacagataactgaaaccgcGGATGCAGGTGCTGGAGGACGGACGCCTGTAGATTAGGAATTGCCCGTAACTCAGTCACGGAATGCAGCAGGTTGGGGAAGAGGCCATTGGAGACCTGCAAAAGTAGACATTAGCACCAAACAGGGGTGGTTTAGGCAAAGGAATGCCGACCAAGGACCGTCACCCACCTTGTCTTTGGTAATGTAGGCCAGATGCTGTTTCTGAGGATCATTGTCCTCTGCGGTTGGAAGGATTAGAATTTTCTGAAGGGGAGAACCATAGGTAGGGCCCAGAACAGTCTTTCTGAAATACACAAAGAGATGACGATAGTTATAGCAGCAGCACTTGATCCTCCAGCTTTTAACAGGTTGGCTGTTCAATTGACATTCGTGTAAATATGCATAAGACTCTGTCACAGCGTCGGAGATTACAGCAGGGACTGGGCTTTGCTCCCTGTCCTGCACTGCTATGCAGGGTCTTCTGCAGTgagacaagcaagcaagcaagcaagctctaGGTCTGCTGCGTCATAGGGCTTGGCATGCCGGGATTGGCCTTTGGGGTCAGCTGACTGAGTGGCCAGGCCGGTGGCAGGGCTAAGCACATGAGCGCAGAGCTTAGTCCGCAAGATTTGTGGGGGGCGCAAGGAGTAAGatgttcaaaggcagcacctgagcactcctgctgatgatgtcaccacctcTGCTGAAGGAGGGGTCTCAGCACCCTGCTCTACCCCGACTCACCTCCACTACAACCAATCTTGTTTAAGAGGCACACACTGCACCTTACGGGAAGTAAGAGGGATGGGTTGATTACGCCCAGAGAAACCCAAGTTTTCCTGGGTTACCTGCACAGCCACGTGGTCACATTGTACAACTTCATTTTGTAGTGACTGTTGGCAGTGAGGAAAAAATATTCCGTTGTGAGAGGCGGGTACCAGGTGATACACATGGGGACTGCATTCTGCTCGATACGTTCCCTTCGCAGGATGGCAAGCTTGCCTCTGCCACTTTTCTTCAAGTCATATTCCACCTGGAAGCAAGCCAACACAAACCCAGAGATGGTCTAGAGGGCCTCTTCCTGTTCAGGATGGTCTTCCCTGCCCCTGGCTCTTGGCTTGTTCCGTGGTCTGTACCATCAACTCATCTAAGCTCTTACACCCGGTTTGACTCCAGTCTCTTAGCTCCAACTTTTGCTGCTTATGGCTCAGCATTGATGCCCTGACTGATGTCCACAAGACCCAGCTTaaccagaaacacccccccccccaatcccttgCATTCTGGATCACCGACGTACCAGAAATCGGTCTTCTCCGAGACTTAAGAGCCGGGGCTCATCACTGTCTAAGTGCACCCCAAAGAGCAAGGTGCAGATGGGCTTGTAATGGGATCGCAGCGCTGCCAGGCGGTGCCAGGTGCTCTCCTTGTTCACAATCATTTTTGCGTAAAGGTTCACGGACATGTTTTCATCCTAAAAgggacaatttttttaaaagcaaatctgCATGTTCCGGCAAGTGGTATCTGTGTCATAAAGGGCCCTGAGGGGTCACGTGCATGGCACTGCAGGAGCAAGAGCTTCAGTGTTGAAGAAGGGACAGAAAAAGGTACTCACTGCAGTGGCAAAATACTGGGAATTGTGTGAAAAGTTCATGTGAATGACGGCACCCCTTGAGTCTTGGAAAGGCTCTGGACACTCATCTTCCAAGGAGATAGAATCCAGGATGTCAACACTGCCACCAGCAAAGCCGGCAGCCAGCAAGGAGCCTACATTGGACAGAGTAAAACCACATTCCTCATTTCAGCAAGATTTGACTCTCAATGTCTGCTTCCATCCAACGGCAGTCTTATCATGCATTTATGTTACCATTGCCAAGACGCCTCTataatgtttattcagaagttagcCCTGTTCAGCAAAGATCCCCTGGAACTTTAATTAGAAGCTTCCTCATTGCAGCTTCTGTGTCTAACAGCTTCCGGTGCACTTTGCAGCATCACAGTGGAACTACTGGTTAAGGCCTTCATCCCTACATAGTGATTGGCTAACTAGGGCAATTCACTGGCCGTGCTGAGCACGAAGTCATTAGACACTGAAGACGCATGGAGATGAGCCTCACAACATAATCTGCCCTGGACATCCCACTGCCCAAGAAGATGGGTGTGCAAATCAATACCGTCATGGTTGTAGCAAAGGCTTCGAATACTTTCGCCCTTAAAGATGCGGCTGACGAGATATTGATTGAGCTTGTAGTTCCacacctttaggagcccacagcaACTCCCCTTGGCCATGAGAGGCTTGCTTGGGTGGCAGGTGAGGGCGTGGACAGCATCATTAGGCTCTTCTAGACATTTGGTCACTTTTAAGCCTTCCGTCCTGATGTGAACTGTCAACGCATCAGACGTGGAGACGATGAAATTCCTGCATTGGTGGTAAAACCATGAGAGTTGATTGATGCTGAAAATGTATGTATCATACTTTGCTGCATGTATGCTAGCACCAAATTCCTGGCATTATTCAGGGTGCAGCTGGGATAACAGGTCCTTCCTTGTGCCATCTCAAGGCCCTGCCCCCTGAAACTCAGGTTTGGGGTGCCTTCAACATGCAACCAAGTGGCAGAGTACTACGGTCACATAGCACTCGTGCTTTTTTGGGGCCTAGACAAGAGAACCTTCCAGCAGACTAGGTTCTGTACTGATGAGCAAGTAGGAGAGAGCAGACCCTCTGGATTTTCTACCCAAGGCACCAACTTTTCTTGGGCAAGTGCTTGGCCCAACCAAGTAACTCTCACACTACTTTGGGATTTTAAAAACTATTCCAGAAACAGAAAAATTACCTATAACTGGGGGATCATCTTCAGTTCTTACCGGACAATGAAGGGTTGACCTGATAAGGTACAAGAAGTGGAAAATTTTGAGACATCCACAGGACACGCTGGCTGCTTGGAGAAGGAAATAGACCGGATCGGGCCCAGTTTGAGTTGGCTGTACCAATGCAGAAGCTGCAGGTCTCCGTCATAAAATTTAATATGTCCTCTGACGTCACAGGTAACAAAATTCCTAGAGAAGAACAATAACTTGTGGTAGAGACTGGGCATCACGTTGGTCCCAAAgaataacactttttaaaaataagcagcACAATATTATTGGGCCAATGGCTATCACTGAAAATGCAGGCAACCTTCCAGAACCAACAGAGCTCGTTCAACCTGGAAAGGGAGGTAAGCAAATCTTAACTTTATATTGATGCAAGTCCTGCAAGTCATTCCTGACCAATTTTGTTGTGGTTGGTTGAAGTTGTCCaggtgccccccccaaaaaaatctttgGAGCTGTGGGTCCTGTTCTGTGTCTAAAGATTtctgtgataaaaaaaaaatactgctgaGAAGGCAACACTGGGGCACATTGTGAGGCACAATCAATTAAAGTATTGCTCCAATCTTCTAGCTTGCAGAAGCATTGCACAGTCTGCTTTTAAGGTCTAGGAGTGCGGCTCTATTGCAATACTCAGTATCATGATTGACTCTTTGTGGGACGGCAAGCCTTCAAGTAGCCTTTTTAATGCATGCAGCAGTGACCTCTGCtggttaaagggggggggaatctcttaAAATTCACCTGGCCCTTGACTGACAGCCAACCCAGAAATGTGTGCAGGTGACAGGTGAAGTGTCCCCTGATCAATTTGTTTTTgctttaatgcaaaatgcagacAGGttgggatgcagagagaaggatCAGGAAAAACTAAATTCCCTCCCTTTAATGTAGAGGGAGGgcttgggaaaaaaacaaaagaaaacagaatgagAGCTTTTTCTCTCCCAAAACACAGCTAGGACCCTCCCATTCAGGAGTCTGTTTCAggtgggaaatggggggggggtgtttttgccTGTCCACCTTGGGAAGCAAAAGAGGAATGGAGCAAGAGAGGAAGTGGCTAGGAGAAGAGAGGCGGGCTACAGAAGCTGCTATGAGGCAAGCATTTGCCACACTCCCTCAAGCACTGAAGGGCCATGGACTGGTCCTGAAAAAAAGCTGAGCCCAACAGAAAGACTTTCTTTCCATTCAGATAAAAAAGGGATCTGTCAGTCTCTCTGGAATATTCCTGAATGTTCAGCTTTCATTcaatgcatcttttaaaaaaggcTCAAGTCACTAGTCCTgatgaaggaagaggaaaaaacgTGCAGGCAGCATTATATTCAACTGCTCGCTAAGATGTCATGCAGTTAAATAATTTTACACATATCCGGCAACTGTAAATTATGTTCTGGCTCTTCTGCGAttattctctccctcccttctacCCCCAGCGCCCTCCCCCCAATTCTCTGCTTTCAGGCCTGCAAATGGCTCACCTATCTACGGCAGCAAGAACAGTGATCCCATCCTTCTGCAGGTGCACCAACTTGATGGCCTTCATGTTGTAGGGTTTCACGCACTTGTTGGGTGACTTCGTTGGAGGGCAGACGGCATCCCAGATCACCAGTTTCCCTTCCATGGTCCCTGTAATGGCTTGTGCTTTACTGAAGTGGAAAAGGGACTGGCTGAAGATCCCCACGGCCTTGTTGAAAGTCTGGAGAAAAGAGGGGGAGACGCATGAACAAGCCCACTAAGAAAGAGTATGCAAATGCACATCAAAAGTAGAGAGAATATAATAATacgataacaacaacaacaacagaggagAGTGCAGAGGAGAGGTGAGTAAGCATCAAGCCgttctagcccacaactctcctctcctcctttccctcctgcctttcaaatccaggaagtgagaggagaaGAAGTGGAGGCAGGCAATTCCCCACCAATCCACCACCTGATTCCGAGCAAATTGACTGGAAAACAAGAAAGTGGAAAACACTAACTGCCACAATATGTGAAATGGCCTTCAGGTTGAAATGAAACAAACGCTTGCAGTTCATTTCAGGATTCTGTTCAAGGGCTAAACGGAGTTCCTTACAGAGCAATAAAAACAACTGGAAGACATTTCATCATCACACAAGTCCCTGCCAGTGTTCTGTATTGGTACTCACTTTCTCCGTGAGGAAGGGAGCATGGTACAGCAAAACATTGTCTTCCTAAGGAGAAATGAAGGGAGACTGATAACTAAGAGCCATTGTTTTGAATTCTGCAACAGGCGTACACTAAGCAAATCTACACACTGCCACCCATTTTGCATAAGGTATTCCACTAGTGAGGGAGTGTGACAAAGAGCTATGTAGGGTACTTAAGCCCTGCCCACACCCAAATGCACTGTATACACACCCAGAGCTGAGATTTCAGCAGCCATTGCTCACACACTTTCACGGCCTTAAGGACTAGGAACTTGATTAAACATAAAACATTGAAGCTGAGATTCCCAGGAGGCTAAATCCTACACATCTGATCCTGTTTTTCCGAACTTGTGCAGGGCAGTGCAATCAAAGGAATGCATCCCTTGACTACAGAACGTAGATGTATGGTTTTGTAAAAACGCTCACATCAAAACACAACAGAGACTTTCTCTCCAACTCACCCACGCGTAGAATATGACCTGAGTTTTGCTGTTGCTCACTAGTTCTCTGTGGTCTCCGGAATTAAATGTGATGtgatcctgaaaaaaaaaaatgacgcTTAAatgatgacagcagcagcagcagtcaggacatggttggttggcaaccttcagtctcgaaagactatggtataagcctacagcacccggtattcccaggcggtctcccatccaagtactaaccaggcctgaccctgcttagcttctgagatcaaacatgattgggagatagtgttcagtatagggagatggttggcaaccttcagtctcgaaagactatggtataagcctacagcaccggtattcccaggcggtctcccatccaagtactaaccagacctgactctgcttagcttccgagatcaaacatgattgggagatagtgttcagtatagggagatggttggcaaccttcagtctcgaaagactatggtagaagcctacagcacccggtattcccaggcggtctcccatccaagtactaaccaggcctgaccctgcttagcttccgaggtcagacaagatcagcACAGCAATGTTTTAATTCACAGCAGATCTTCGTTGTTTCTTGTTGGGAATTCACACTGGAAGTCCATTTGCAACTGGCCGCCCTCATCCactgctgcccctccttctcccactATGGCGATTCAAAAAACGAAGAGGAGAACGGAgccagagaggaagtgtggaagagaggagagtgctgggctagcatcatCCAACACTCCAGCACACCAATCTCCACCACACGTCCTCTTTCACTCACttgccctcttccttttgaaTGTAAGTAGTGAGAGGAGGAGCTCAGAGGTGGTAGCTGTGTGCTGCTGGGTAAGGGGGGGACGAGGCATTGGGCAGCTGCCTCTGGTACCAGAAGGTCTTGATAACACAGAAAACGTTTCACCTGAAATTCAAACTGGGTCTGGAGCTCCACACTGCAGACAGGTCCCGTCTCAAGCGTGGTCCACCTCCAAATGCAGACTTTCTGAAGTAAAGAAAACATTCAGGGGCAGAAAATCCTTCTGAGCCTTTGGCATTTTACCGTCCGTCACCCATAAGGTGTGCAAAATGGTttctgccccttttcctgcccCTGCTACGGTCCCACACAATCCACTGCCCATGTCCGAGAGATGTCACTTGAAGCGTATTCAACAGGGCGGGATGCTTCCCTTACCTGCACTTCCCCAGCCCCAATGGTGGCCAAAAACTTGGAATCGTGGGAAATCGCAATGGCGCCAACGCCGCCTTCTGGGTGACTGTCAAATATTGTGTGCACAGGAACCCTGGAGGACAAGGCATGTGACGTTAACACACAGAACAGGAGTTGTTGATTTAACCAGCTGTGCTTCGTCCTTGAAGGACAGATAAGTTCAGGGCACAAACTTTGCAAATACCAAATAactgacattggggggggggggatttgacaCAACTGTCATGAGGTGCTGGGCTAGAACCAGGAACCCCCAACTCTCTGTGCAGCTGCCCTGTGTAATGACACACCAAGCATCTCCCTGTGGTTGCAGAAGGCAGTCTTTGGCCTAAGATGCAGGTTTTGGGGGCCTTCTCAGGCTCTTCAGCTAGACTGCAAGATCTCAGGTTTTCAGCCTAAGAAATTTTGGAGGTGCACCCCTCATtgccttccctttccttcctAGTCAAAATACAACACCGCTTTACTGCTTCCCATTGgcctggaaggagaggaggagaagctggagtaACTGGTTGTAACAATATTATTTTACAACACTGCTTTGAAAAGTATTTCACTCTTcgttctgaaaaagaaaatatagctGTTTTTTTCACTGGAAAAATAACACTGAAATTCCATTCAGCTACCAGGGTGAATGGCCATTGACAGATGGACAGACCTGTCTGCCATAATTCTTTTCCAGCAGAGAAAGAAATGATGATCAAAAGCTCACGCGGAATAACTGTCCCAGACGATCACCAAGCTCTCGGGACCCTGGTCGGCTGTCGCGATCCATCTCCTGTCATCACTTAAACAGATGCAAGAAATACAGCTGGAGTGCCCCTGAAAAGACACAGGAAGAGGCCCTATGTGAGACGGGTGTAGAGTTCATCAGAGACTTTCGTTAGGCCCCTGAATCATGTCCGCGACCGGACATGGTTCCCCTCtccctctatatcaggggtggccaaaccgtggCTTGTGAGTCGCGtgaggctctttgacatataatgtgctgctctcagaaatatgttgactgagcttctttttgcatcacagttaacATAAGAAGGTCAAAAGGTCAAAAAAGGTAAatccttttagattgtgggcccttttgggacagggagccattagttgtttgattttctctgtaaaccgctttgtgaactttctgttgaaaagcggtatataaatattgttaataataataataagaagaagaagacattTTCAAGCATTAGAATTATTTACCAGGCATAAATTCAGAGTCCGCTGGATTAAGACATAACTGTAAAGTTCatggtaaatatatttaagaattttaatgcTTAAATATCGTATCTCTCAAACATCTGAGATTTATGCTATGTGGCTCTTATATTAagtaagtttggccacccctgttaatATATTATGCTTCAGACAAACCCCTCTAAAATTAATCTATGCAAAATAAGCAAAGGCCAACTAGGATAACATGTTCCGATCTTCTGAAGCCACGTAGCTGAGCATTGCATTCTAAGTAGCAAAGtacaatcattaaaaaaaaaaaaaagataacacaggcccacaaaactgagggtcagaaaagtttttcccaaactttatggtggtttgatatgaatttggggtgccgattcaaaaaatggcatccattttgccctatcacatctagttttggagatacagtatagcctcattagtgaatagttcaagcagcttcctcatgaggaagccatggtgtaggcttcctcatgaggaagctgcttgaaccattcactaaagaggctatgctgtgtctccaaaactagacatgatagggcaaaacggatgccattttttgaatcggcaccccaaatatacccaggaattggtgtaacgtttaaggaagcaaaatgtgtgttggcctgtgtaatcaatccATCCATCCTAGACACAGCTTCATGAGTAACCTGCAAGTACATTCACTGGAAAGCCTggattggcagcagctcctttCTGAATAAACCTTTGGTAGCTAACCCAGGTTCTCTCTATGTCACATGTGAAAACAGCATTAGGATGAGGCACTTAGAAAGGGTTAGAGATTCTTTGTTCAAGACAGCAGACAGGCATTTTCAAGGAACGATCTGGACCCTGTACCTGGAGGTGAAACTGCTGGTTCCTGAGGACATCGTGGATCACAGCGGTGTGAGAAGAGACGTACAAAATCATCCGATATTCTTCATCGAGCAGGTTGAAAACAGGGAGCTTGCTGTTGTAGCCAAAGACCCAGGACAAACTCTGCAGCaagaagggtggggtggggttttcAGACCCAGAACTGGAATAAAAACTCCAGAAACAAAACCTGCCCCAAGGAGAGCTGCCAACTTCAATGGCGTCAAGAGCCACAGGGCCAAACTAGGCCTTATGTTAAATGTGTTCTTCCACCCTTGAATACTTGtgtggaaggtttttttttttttggaaacagGAGCCAcctggaggagggggtgagatctAGATTAGGACCACCATGTGAAAACGGGGGGCTCCACCAATGTCCTGATCTGGATTGCACAGTCCTCACAGCTGCTGTTTCCCTGGAGGGATGCTCCCGTTCACAGTTGGGGTCTCTGGATTTTCTCTGTGTTTGATTGGAATCACAGCACCTCCCCTTGCAAACTGTCTGTCTGGTATTCACCAAAATGTTCCCTCAAAATACTAACTTAGATTAATTATATCTAGGCTCCATCTCAGGTGAGCCTTCCTTTGCCTTTTGTaagcatctaagggcccaatcctatccaaatttccagccccagtgcagccgcaatgcagccttgaggtaaaggaacaaatgtttccatacctcgaggaggtctccgtgactatctcaccaccacaggatgcagtgcacgccccattggcacggttgcaccagcactggaaaatcggataggatttggccccaagaaGAGAACAGCAGGAAAGAACCAGGAGCCCGTTGAGTCCAGacttctgcttcccacagtgggcAACCAAATACCCCAATAGGAAGTTCACCAGCAAGGCATGAGGCCAGCAGTACTCTCCTAGTTGCCTCCCACCAAGCAATTTGGAGACACACCATGTCTGGCTATAGAGAGATTCCATGTAGTTGTTGGTTCATAGGACTAAGAGCAGCAGGCACATCTCTCTTCTGCCTCCACAAATTGGTCTAATTAAAGCCAATGGCCACCAATAGATCtagtggcaaggagtgccacacaTTAATTCCATTCCAAGTGAAAAAGAATTCCCTCCCAACTGTCCTAAATCTACATCCCATCCGTTTCATTCCCAGTGAACCCCCCAGATTCTGGTACAGGTTGGCATCCCTTATACGAAGTGTTTAGGATATCAGATTTTTAGGACCAGAAGTGTTTAGGACCAGAAGTGTTTaggatatcagatttttctgtgttttggaatatttgcatacacCTAATGAGGCATCTTTGGGATTGGACCCAAGTCT from Tiliqua scincoides isolate rTilSci1 chromosome 14, rTilSci1.hap2, whole genome shotgun sequence includes the following:
- the CFAP251 gene encoding cilia- and flagella-associated protein 251 — protein: MEDGTGETSPEKLEESPTRVQEDAETSKGEEAPKDVAEAPREASQEAGIAPEEVGLQRTDGQGPMETTEDEEPPAQVPQKDLPMETATAPGPLEASKDTAAQEEEEWILAQGQKLSQDVLYKTGRKKEGLTRSEETVLTMKVRANKEKRLSLQQTFAAGREGGQKSGSEDEAEQEGRIGKSSLGQTLQNGKMQEAETAADGVTGHPVTQEMVASGERQADSPAVQAASPITRDSEGGSIQRGGSAIKADTELKLLGDGALEVSSEEERSGRESREKEIQDEGAPTETQTTVSGMTPVEEESVVTSALPGMVFENKSQLFTMHPLSLSWVFGYNSKLPVFNLLDEEYRMILYVSSHTAVIHDVLRNQQFHLQGHSSCISCICLSDDRRWIATADQGPESLVIVWDSYSAVPVHTIFDSHPEGGVGAIAISHDSKFLATIGAGEVQKVCIWRWTTLETGPVCSVELQTQFEFQDHITFNSGDHRELVSNSKTQVIFYAWEDNVLLYHAPFLTEKTFNKAVGIFSQSLFHFSKAQAITGTMEGKLVIWDAVCPPTKSPNKCVKPYNMKAIKLVHLQKDGITVLAAVDRNFVTCDVRGHIKFYDGDLQLLHWYSQLKLGPIRSISFSKQPACPVDVSKFSTSCTLSGQPFIVRNFIVSTSDALTVHIRTEGLKVTKCLEEPNDAVHALTCHPSKPLMAKGSCCGLLKVWNYKLNQYLVSRIFKGESIRSLCYNHDGSLLAAGFAGGSVDILDSISLEDECPEPFQDSRGAVIHMNFSHNSQYFATADENMSVNLYAKMIVNKESTWHRLAALRSHYKPICTLLFGVHLDSDEPRLLSLGEDRFLVEYDLKKSGRGKLAILRRERIEQNAVPMCITWYPPLTTEYFFLTANSHYKMKLYNVTTWLCRKTVLGPTYGSPLQKILILPTAEDNDPQKQHLAYITKDKVGLQILPVDGNPHKSSTFICHPAGISNLVSSYDACHLFTAGGSDCTVMKWDVNLTALEGASQLGGEDLIPFYRLLDGGREGELFRELEDYFYYAQLCHQGINTMEPRKVSTHIPLEQVPLVMRAIGFYPTEGQIEDMLNEVKFSEYLETGKQVTHINLGDFIKLYINHRPAFGLPVKEIQNAFQVLGLEKKIGERTINRDDLLFLLQRRGEHFTEEELAECLTTLLGVNPEGGRIEVGSYNAAGADVFIEEGIPEEITAAHFTADLLGLPVPEPPPPKEAETCNELTSSVPSLNIS